Proteins co-encoded in one Sulfuricaulis limicola genomic window:
- the glmM gene encoding phosphoglucosamine mutase gives MKRHFFGTDGVRGKVGEEPITPETVLKLGWAAGCVLGKGTADHAKILIGKDTRVSGYLLESLLEAGLSAAGVDIRLLGPMPTPAIAYLTRTARARAGIVISASHNPFDDNGIKFFSSEGTKLPDEVELAIEEKMREPLTTAGPSALGKAKRYDDAGGRYIEFCKSTFPHRLSLEGLKIVVDCANGAAYHLAPLVFSELGAEVVAVANEPDGFNINRECGATFPIFLKKTVLAHKADLGIALDGDGDRVIMVDSRGDIVDGDHLLYIIATDRKQSGRLRGGVVGTLMSNLGLEHACGRLGVPFERAAVGDRYVLSLLNEHGWELGGETSGHIICLDRATTGDGIIAALQVLAAMCGSGKSLADLRSGLEIYPQTMINVRMARRFDVKESPRVQQAIREVESELANNGRVVLRASGTEPVVRVMVEGRNAAQVERLSRHLADTVKSAAEAAA, from the coding sequence ATGAAACGTCATTTTTTCGGTACTGATGGTGTGCGCGGCAAGGTGGGCGAAGAGCCGATCACGCCGGAAACCGTGCTCAAGCTCGGCTGGGCCGCCGGTTGCGTGCTCGGCAAGGGCACGGCCGACCACGCCAAGATTCTGATCGGCAAGGACACGCGTGTCTCCGGCTATCTCCTGGAGTCGCTGCTCGAGGCCGGATTGTCCGCTGCCGGCGTGGATATCCGCCTGCTCGGGCCGATGCCGACGCCGGCCATCGCCTATCTCACGCGCACCGCTCGCGCCCGTGCCGGTATCGTGATTTCCGCCTCGCACAATCCTTTCGATGACAACGGCATCAAGTTTTTTTCCTCCGAGGGCACCAAGCTGCCGGACGAAGTCGAGCTGGCGATCGAGGAAAAGATGCGTGAGCCGCTGACGACTGCCGGCCCCTCGGCGCTCGGCAAGGCCAAGCGTTATGACGATGCCGGCGGCCGCTACATCGAGTTCTGCAAGAGCACCTTTCCGCATCGCCTGAGTCTCGAGGGCCTCAAGATCGTCGTCGACTGCGCCAACGGCGCGGCCTATCACCTGGCACCGCTGGTTTTCAGCGAGCTCGGTGCCGAGGTGGTCGCGGTCGCGAACGAACCGGATGGTTTCAACATCAACCGCGAGTGCGGCGCCACCTTTCCGATTTTTCTCAAGAAGACCGTGTTGGCGCACAAGGCCGATCTCGGGATCGCGCTGGATGGCGACGGTGACCGGGTGATCATGGTCGACAGCCGCGGCGACATCGTGGATGGCGACCACCTGCTCTATATCATCGCCACGGACCGCAAGCAGTCCGGACGCCTGCGCGGCGGGGTGGTCGGCACGCTCATGAGCAATCTCGGACTGGAGCATGCCTGCGGCAGGCTGGGCGTGCCTTTCGAGCGCGCCGCGGTCGGCGACCGTTACGTGCTGAGCCTGCTCAACGAGCACGGCTGGGAGCTGGGGGGAGAGACCTCCGGCCATATCATCTGTCTCGACCGCGCTACCACGGGCGACGGCATCATTGCCGCGCTGCAGGTGCTGGCGGCCATGTGCGGTTCCGGCAAGAGCCTCGCCGATCTCCGGAGCGGTCTTGAGATCTATCCGCAGACCATGATCAACGTACGCATGGCACGGCGTTTCGACGTCAAGGAATCACCGCGCGTGCAGCAGGCCATCAGGGAAGTCGAAAGCGAGCTGGCGAACAATGGACGCGTGGTGCTGCGCGCCTCCGGCACCGAGCCGGTGGTGCGCGTCATGGTCGAAGGGCGCAACGCCGCGCAGGTCGAGCGCCTCAGCCGGCATCTCGCCGATACCGTCAAAAGCGCCGCGGAAGCGGCGGCCTGA
- a CDS encoding NuoB/complex I 20 kDa subunit family protein: MSIEGVLEKGWVTTQADKLINAARTGSLWPMTFGLACCAIEMMHAAAARYDMDRFGIVFRPSPRQSDVMIVAGTLTNKMAPALRKVYDQMAEPRWVISMGSCANGGGYYHYSYSVVRGCDRIVPVDVYVPGCPPTAEALLYGIIQLQNKIRRTNTIAR, translated from the coding sequence GTGAGTATTGAAGGTGTGCTCGAAAAAGGCTGGGTCACCACGCAGGCGGACAAGCTCATCAACGCCGCGCGCACCGGCTCGCTCTGGCCCATGACTTTCGGGCTGGCCTGTTGTGCGATCGAAATGATGCACGCGGCCGCCGCGCGCTACGACATGGACCGCTTCGGCATCGTCTTCCGGCCCAGCCCGCGGCAGTCGGATGTCATGATCGTGGCCGGAACACTGACGAACAAGATGGCGCCGGCGCTGCGCAAGGTCTATGACCAGATGGCCGAGCCGCGCTGGGTGATCTCCATGGGTTCATGCGCCAACGGCGGCGGCTATTACCATTATTCCTATTCCGTGGTGCGCGGCTGCGACCGCATCGTGCCGGTGGACGTCTACGTTCCGGGCTGCCCGCCGACGGCCGAGGCCCTGCTGTACGGCATCATCCAGCTGCAAAACAAGATCCGCCGCACCAACACCATCGCCCGCTAG
- the nuoF gene encoding NADH-quinone oxidoreductase subunit NuoF, producing MANELCFRNQHLDQPWRLSVYQGSGGYEMWKKILKEKTPPEKIIEELKKSALRGRGGAGFSTGLKWSFMPKNTPGQKYIVCNSDEGEPGTCKDRDVLRFNPHSLIEGMAIAGYAIGATVGYNYIRGEFWEPYERFEAALQEAYAAGLLGKNVLGSGVDFDLYTHLGAGAYICGEETALLESIEGKKGQPRFKPPFPANYGLFGRPTTINNTETLASVPDILRQGADWFLGIGKPNNGGPKLFSVSGHVNKPGNYEVPLGTPFAKLLEMAGGVRHGHHLKAVIPGGSSANVLPAGIMMEVTMDYDGLAKAGSMLGSGGVIVMDDSTCMVHALARIAHFYYEESCGQCTPCREGTGWMSRVIHRIEHGQGRPEDLDMLTDVASNIEGRTICALGDAAAWPVKSFIKYFRSEFEYHIEHRRCMPGTHGSHA from the coding sequence GTGGCGAACGAACTCTGTTTCCGCAATCAGCATCTCGACCAGCCATGGCGCCTTTCGGTGTATCAGGGCAGCGGCGGTTACGAGATGTGGAAAAAGATTCTGAAGGAAAAGACGCCGCCCGAGAAAATCATCGAGGAGCTGAAGAAATCGGCGCTGCGCGGCCGCGGCGGCGCGGGTTTCTCCACCGGCCTGAAATGGTCCTTCATGCCGAAGAACACACCGGGCCAGAAATACATCGTGTGCAATTCCGACGAGGGCGAGCCGGGCACGTGCAAGGACCGCGATGTCTTGCGCTTCAATCCGCATTCCCTGATCGAGGGCATGGCCATTGCCGGTTATGCCATCGGCGCGACCGTGGGCTACAACTACATCCGCGGCGAGTTCTGGGAACCCTATGAACGGTTCGAGGCCGCGCTGCAGGAGGCCTATGCGGCCGGTCTGCTGGGCAAGAACGTCCTCGGTTCGGGTGTGGACTTTGACTTATATACTCATCTCGGCGCCGGGGCCTATATTTGCGGCGAGGAGACCGCGCTGCTCGAATCCATCGAGGGCAAGAAGGGCCAGCCGCGTTTCAAGCCGCCGTTCCCGGCGAATTACGGTTTGTTCGGGCGACCGACCACCATTAATAATACCGAGACGCTGGCCTCGGTTCCGGACATCCTCCGCCAGGGCGCCGACTGGTTCCTCGGTATCGGCAAGCCGAATAACGGCGGACCGAAGCTGTTCTCGGTGTCGGGCCACGTCAACAAGCCCGGCAACTATGAAGTCCCGCTCGGCACGCCGTTCGCGAAACTGCTGGAGATGGCCGGCGGCGTGCGTCACGGCCACCACCTCAAGGCGGTCATCCCCGGCGGCTCCTCGGCCAACGTACTGCCGGCCGGCATCATGATGGAAGTGACCATGGATTATGACGGGCTGGCCAAGGCCGGTTCCATGCTGGGCTCGGGCGGCGTGATCGTGATGGATGACAGCACCTGCATGGTGCACGCGCTGGCGCGCATCGCGCATTTCTATTACGAGGAATCCTGCGGCCAGTGCACGCCGTGCCGCGAAGGCACTGGCTGGATGTCGCGCGTGATTCACCGCATCGAGCACGGGCAGGGCCGGCCCGAAGACCTCGACATGCTCACGGACGTCGCCTCCAACATCGAGGGCCGCACCATCTGCGCGCTCGGCGACGCCGCGGCCTGGCCGGTGAAAAGCTTCATCAAGTATTTCCGCAGCGAATTCGAATACCACATCGAGCACCGTCGTTGCATGCCGGGAACGCACGGGAGCCACGCATGA
- the secG gene encoding preprotein translocase subunit SecG: MRDLVLVIDIISAVALIGLILLQQGKGADIGASFGSGASQTLFGSRGSANFLTRSTAILGTVFFLSNLGLAWLYAQQTVPASVTKSVVIEQPVKTETPAPPSDVPAAPKAPEVPK, encoded by the coding sequence ATGAGAGATCTGGTACTGGTAATTGACATCATCTCGGCCGTGGCGCTGATCGGTCTGATCCTGCTGCAACAGGGCAAGGGCGCGGATATCGGCGCGTCTTTCGGCAGTGGCGCCTCGCAGACGCTGTTCGGCAGCCGCGGTTCGGCAAATTTTCTGACGCGCAGCACCGCGATCCTGGGGACGGTCTTTTTCCTTTCCAACCTGGGCTTGGCCTGGTTGTACGCCCAGCAGACGGTGCCGGCCAGCGTCACCAAAAGCGTGGTCATCGAGCAACCGGTGAAAACCGAAACGCCGGCGCCACCCAGCGATGTGCCCGCCGCGCCCAAGGCGCCCGAAGTACCGAAGTAG
- the folP gene encoding dihydropteroate synthase produces MTILDCAGRPLDLRRPAVMGILNVTPDSFSDGGVFLSPENAITQALRMAQEGADIIDIGGESTRPGARSVSAQEEMDRVLPVVEALHVRVPLPISIDTSKPEVMRAAVATGAGFINDVRALRAEGALMAAAELNVPVCLMHMRGEPRTMQDDPRYADVVGEVRDFLKQRLDACVNAGIPASRLIVDPGFGFGKTLEHNIELLRDLKKLQNLGTPVLVGLSRKSIIGKALGLPVAQRLHASVTLAVMAVQQGARIVRVHDVGPTVEALRMWSAVYPESSER; encoded by the coding sequence ATGACAATCCTGGATTGCGCCGGGCGGCCGCTGGATCTGCGGCGTCCCGCGGTCATGGGAATCCTGAACGTCACCCCCGACTCCTTTTCGGACGGGGGTGTTTTTTTGTCCCCCGAAAATGCGATCACTCAGGCGCTGCGGATGGCGCAGGAGGGCGCCGACATCATCGATATCGGCGGCGAATCCACCCGTCCCGGCGCGCGATCGGTATCGGCACAGGAAGAAATGGACCGCGTGCTTCCCGTGGTGGAGGCCCTGCATGTGCGGGTACCCCTGCCAATTTCCATCGATACTTCCAAGCCGGAGGTCATGCGCGCGGCGGTGGCCACCGGCGCGGGATTCATCAATGACGTGCGGGCGCTGCGGGCAGAGGGAGCCTTGATGGCGGCGGCGGAACTGAACGTCCCGGTCTGCCTGATGCACATGCGCGGCGAGCCGCGCACCATGCAGGACGACCCGCGCTATGCCGATGTCGTGGGCGAGGTCCGGGATTTCCTGAAACAACGGCTGGATGCCTGCGTCAACGCGGGTATTCCGGCGTCACGGCTGATCGTTGATCCCGGCTTCGGTTTCGGCAAGACGCTGGAACATAATATAGAATTACTGCGAGACCTGAAAAAACTGCAAAACCTGGGCACGCCGGTGCTGGTTGGCCTGTCACGCAAATCCATCATCGGCAAGGCGCTGGGCCTGCCGGTGGCGCAGCGGCTGCACGCGAGCGTGACGCTCGCGGTGATGGCGGTGCAGCAGGGCGCCCGCATCGTGCGGGTGCACGACGTCGGCCCGACTGTCGAGGCGCTGCGCATGTGGTCGGCGGTGTATCCGGAGAGCAGCGAGAGATAA
- a CDS encoding NADH-quinone oxidoreductase subunit C, whose product MTDSNQGLAAHVRELFGAAITDAREYLGELTLEVRREEIIPVCTRLRDDPALAFTQLMDVCGVDYLEYGRESAAGTRSGPRFAAVYHLLSMKYNRRVRLRAWLDDEMPLIASVTGIWNSANWYEREAFDLFGIVFEGHPDLRRILTDYGFVGHAFRKDFPLIGQVEMRYDPEKQRVVYQPVSIEPRVLVPRVIREEGFAKG is encoded by the coding sequence ATGACTGACTCGAATCAGGGCCTTGCCGCACACGTCCGGGAATTGTTCGGCGCGGCGATCACGGACGCGCGCGAGTACCTGGGCGAGCTGACGCTGGAAGTGCGGCGCGAGGAAATCATTCCGGTCTGCACGCGTTTGCGCGACGATCCCGCGCTGGCCTTCACGCAGTTGATGGATGTGTGCGGCGTGGACTATCTCGAGTACGGACGCGAGTCTGCGGCGGGAACGCGATCGGGCCCGCGGTTCGCCGCGGTGTATCACCTGTTGTCAATGAAGTACAACCGGCGGGTCCGGCTGCGCGCCTGGCTGGATGACGAAATGCCGCTGATCGCCTCCGTGACCGGCATCTGGAACAGCGCCAACTGGTATGAGCGCGAGGCCTTCGATCTTTTCGGCATTGTGTTCGAGGGCCATCCGGATCTGCGCCGCATTCTCACCGATTACGGTTTTGTGGGGCACGCCTTCCGCAAGGACTTTCCGCTCATCGGCCAGGTCGAGATGCGCTACGATCCCGAGAAACAGCGCGTCGTCTACCAGCCGGTATCCATCGAGCCGCGTGTTCTCGTTCCTCGCGTCATACGCGAGGAAGGATTTGCCAAGGGTTAG
- a CDS encoding NADH-quinone oxidoreductase subunit D: protein MAEIRNYTMNFGPQHPAAHGVLRLVLELDGEVVMRADPHIGLLHRATEKLAECKPYNQSIGYMDRLDYVSMMCNEHPYVLAIEKLLGVEPPLRAQYIRVMFDEITRLLNHIFWVGVHALDIGAMTVFLYAFREREDLFDIYEAATGARMHATYYRPGGVYRDLPDAMPQYQPSKLRSAADLERLNANRQGSLLDFIWDFTERFPKHVDEYETLLTDNRIWKQRTVGIGVVSPERALQLGFTGPMLRGSGVEWDLRKKQPYEVYDRLDFDIPVGVNGDCYDRYLVRVEEMRQSNRIIRQCVEWLRRNPGPVMTGDHKVAPPSREEMKEDMEALIHHFKLFTEGYCIPAGEAYATIEHPKGEFGVYLVSDGANKPYRVKLRTAGFPHLAAMDEMCRGHMIADVVAIIGTLDIVFGDIDR from the coding sequence ATGGCTGAAATCCGCAATTACACGATGAATTTTGGACCGCAGCATCCGGCGGCCCACGGCGTGCTGCGCCTGGTGCTGGAGCTGGACGGCGAGGTGGTGATGCGCGCCGACCCGCATATCGGCCTGTTGCATCGCGCCACCGAAAAACTGGCCGAGTGCAAGCCGTACAACCAGTCCATCGGCTACATGGACCGCCTCGACTACGTGTCGATGATGTGCAACGAGCATCCCTACGTGCTCGCCATCGAGAAACTCCTCGGCGTCGAGCCGCCGTTGCGCGCGCAGTACATCCGGGTGATGTTCGACGAGATCACGCGCCTGCTGAATCACATATTCTGGGTCGGCGTGCACGCCCTCGATATCGGCGCCATGACCGTGTTCCTGTACGCGTTCCGCGAGCGCGAGGACCTGTTTGACATCTACGAGGCGGCGACCGGGGCGCGCATGCACGCCACCTATTACCGTCCGGGCGGCGTGTACCGCGACCTGCCGGATGCCATGCCGCAATACCAGCCGTCGAAGCTTCGCAGCGCCGCCGACCTCGAGCGGCTCAACGCCAATCGCCAGGGCTCGCTGCTCGACTTCATCTGGGATTTCACCGAGCGTTTCCCCAAGCACGTGGACGAGTATGAAACCCTGCTGACCGACAACCGCATCTGGAAGCAGCGCACCGTCGGCATCGGCGTGGTATCGCCGGAGCGCGCCCTGCAGCTCGGCTTTACCGGCCCGATGCTGCGCGGTTCGGGCGTGGAGTGGGACCTGCGCAAGAAACAGCCCTACGAGGTCTATGACCGCCTCGATTTCGACATCCCGGTCGGCGTCAACGGCGATTGTTATGACCGTTATCTCGTGCGCGTCGAGGAGATGCGCCAGTCGAACCGCATCATCCGCCAGTGCGTGGAATGGCTGCGCCGCAACCCCGGACCGGTGATGACCGGCGACCACAAGGTCGCGCCGCCGAGCCGCGAGGAAATGAAGGAAGACATGGAAGCGCTGATCCACCACTTCAAGCTGTTCACCGAGGGTTACTGCATCCCGGCGGGCGAGGCGTACGCGACCATCGAGCACCCCAAGGGCGAGTTCGGCGTGTACCTGGTGTCGGACGGCGCCAACAAGCCGTATCGCGTGAAGCTGCGCACCGCCGGTTTCCCGCACCTCGCGGCGATGGACGAGATGTGTCGCGGCCACATGATCGCCGACGTGGTGGCGATCATCGGCACCCTGGATATCGTTTTCGGGGATATCGACCGATGA
- the tpiA gene encoding triose-phosphate isomerase — protein sequence MVQRRPLVAGNWKMNGSRSESATLLDGIRKGVSAASRAEVAVCPPYILIPLTAEKLAGSPAAWGGQNLSVHKSGAYTGEIAGPMLRDYGCTYVIVGHSERRTLNGETDAVVAEKYGAAQAAGLIPILCVGETLQEREANQTEAVVARQLDAVLDRHGIASFRNAVIAYEPVWAIGTGKTATPQQAQEVHRFIRSRLAVRDKAVAENTRILYGGSMKGSNAKELLAQADIDGGLIGGASLQAEEFLTICRAAD from the coding sequence ATGGTGCAGCGCCGGCCGCTGGTAGCGGGCAACTGGAAAATGAACGGCTCGCGGAGCGAGTCAGCGACCCTGCTGGACGGCATCCGGAAAGGCGTGAGCGCTGCGTCCAGGGCGGAAGTCGCCGTGTGCCCCCCGTATATCCTGATTCCCCTGACCGCCGAGAAACTGGCCGGCAGTCCGGCTGCCTGGGGCGGGCAGAACCTGTCCGTGCACAAATCCGGGGCCTATACCGGTGAAATCGCCGGCCCGATGCTCAGGGATTACGGCTGCACTTATGTTATTGTCGGTCATTCCGAGCGGCGCACCCTGAATGGCGAAACCGATGCCGTGGTGGCGGAGAAGTACGGCGCCGCCCAGGCCGCGGGCCTGATACCTATATTATGTGTCGGTGAGACCCTGCAGGAGCGTGAGGCGAATCAGACCGAGGCGGTAGTGGCGCGCCAGCTTGATGCCGTTCTGGACAGGCACGGAATCGCCAGTTTCCGGAATGCCGTGATCGCCTATGAACCCGTCTGGGCCATCGGCACCGGCAAGACGGCCACGCCGCAGCAGGCGCAGGAGGTGCATCGTTTTATCCGCAGCCGCCTGGCGGTCCGGGATAAGGCCGTGGCGGAAAACACGCGCATTCTTTATGGCGGCAGCATGAAGGGCAGCAATGCGAAGGAACTTCTGGCCCAGGCGGACATCGACGGAGGTTTGATCGGCGGGGCATCGTTGCAGGCGGAAGAGTTCCTGACGATTTGCCGGGCCGCCGATTGA
- the ftsH gene encoding ATP-dependent zinc metalloprotease FtsH, giving the protein MNNLTKNLLLWLVIAIVLMSVFNNFGNRQPAARPMEYSTFIQKVRGDEVDRVTIQGREITGKMKSGENFTTYNPGDQQVFNDLIDHKVLFEGKPQEEQSLLLTIFINWFPLLLLVGVWVFFMRQMQGGMGGRGAMSFGKSKARMLSEEQNKITFDDVAGVEEAKEEVGELVEFLRDPSKFQKLGGRIPKGVLMTGSPGTGKTLLAKAIAGEAKVPFFSISGSDFVEMFVGVGASRVRDMFEQAKKHAPCIIFIDEIDAVGRQRGAGLGGGHDEREQTLNQLLVEMDGFEGTEGVIVIAATNRPDVLDPALLRPGRFDRQVYVPLPDIRGREQILKVHMRKVPVSDDVDANIIARGTPGFSGADLANLVNEAALFAARANKRLVDMQDFEKAKDKVIMGAERRSIVMPEKERMNTAYHESGHAVVAKSLPNTDPVHKVTIIPRGRALGVTMQLPTEDRYSHDRESLLSTIAVLMGGRIAEEVFMHQMTTGAANDFERATDLARNMVMRWGMSDVLGTRVYGDNQSEVFLGRDVMTHKNMSNAVAEVVDREIRRIIDEQYAKARAIIEENHEKVERMARALLEWETLEADQIEDIMMGREPRPPAGTSGSPKGDAGSPKKPSGKAVKPRLDSPAGEH; this is encoded by the coding sequence TTGAACAATCTCACCAAGAATCTCCTGTTATGGCTCGTCATCGCCATCGTGCTGATGTCGGTGTTCAATAATTTCGGCAACCGCCAACCGGCGGCGCGGCCCATGGAATACTCGACCTTCATCCAGAAGGTGCGCGGCGACGAGGTTGACCGGGTCACGATCCAGGGGCGCGAAATCACGGGCAAAATGAAGAGCGGTGAGAACTTCACCACCTACAATCCTGGCGATCAACAGGTCTTCAACGACCTGATCGACCACAAGGTCCTGTTCGAAGGCAAGCCGCAGGAAGAGCAGTCGCTGCTGCTGACCATTTTCATCAACTGGTTCCCGCTGCTGCTGCTGGTGGGCGTATGGGTGTTCTTCATGCGCCAGATGCAGGGTGGCATGGGTGGCCGCGGCGCCATGAGTTTCGGCAAGAGCAAGGCGCGCATGCTCTCCGAGGAACAGAACAAGATCACGTTTGACGACGTAGCCGGCGTGGAAGAGGCCAAGGAAGAGGTGGGCGAGCTGGTGGAATTCCTGCGCGACCCCTCGAAGTTCCAGAAGCTCGGCGGCCGCATTCCCAAGGGCGTGCTCATGACCGGCTCGCCCGGCACCGGCAAGACGCTGCTCGCCAAGGCCATCGCCGGCGAGGCTAAAGTGCCGTTCTTTTCGATTTCCGGTTCCGATTTCGTCGAGATGTTCGTCGGCGTCGGGGCCTCGCGCGTGCGCGACATGTTCGAGCAGGCCAAGAAGCACGCGCCCTGCATCATCTTCATCGATGAAATCGACGCCGTGGGGCGCCAGCGTGGCGCCGGCCTCGGCGGTGGTCATGACGAGCGCGAACAAACCCTGAACCAGCTGCTGGTCGAGATGGACGGTTTCGAAGGCACGGAAGGCGTGATCGTCATCGCCGCGACCAACCGTCCGGACGTGCTCGACCCGGCGCTGCTGCGCCCGGGCCGTTTCGACCGCCAGGTGTACGTGCCGCTGCCTGACATCCGCGGGCGCGAGCAGATCCTCAAGGTGCACATGCGCAAGGTTCCGGTGTCGGACGACGTGGATGCCAATATCATCGCCCGCGGCACGCCCGGTTTCTCCGGCGCGGATCTGGCCAACCTGGTGAACGAGGCGGCGCTGTTCGCCGCGCGCGCCAACAAGCGTCTCGTGGACATGCAGGATTTCGAGAAAGCCAAGGACAAGGTCATCATGGGTGCGGAGCGCCGCTCCATCGTCATGCCGGAAAAGGAACGCATGAACACGGCCTATCATGAATCCGGCCATGCGGTGGTGGCGAAGTCGCTGCCGAACACCGATCCGGTGCACAAGGTGACCATCATCCCGCGCGGTCGCGCGTTGGGTGTGACCATGCAACTGCCGACCGAAGACCGCTACAGCCACGACCGCGAGAGCCTGCTCTCGACCATCGCGGTGCTGATGGGTGGGCGCATCGCCGAGGAAGTTTTCATGCACCAGATGACCACCGGCGCGGCCAATGACTTCGAGCGCGCCACCGATCTCGCGCGCAACATGGTCATGCGCTGGGGCATGTCCGACGTGCTGGGCACGCGCGTCTACGGCGACAACCAGAGCGAGGTGTTCCTGGGGCGCGACGTCATGACGCACAAGAACATGAGCAATGCCGTGGCCGAGGTGGTGGACCGGGAGATTCGCCGCATCATCGACGAGCAATATGCCAAGGCGCGCGCCATCATTGAGGAAAACCACGAGAAGGTCGAAAGGATGGCCCGGGCCCTGCTCGAATGGGAAACGCTCGAGGCCGACCAGATCGAGGACATCATGATGGGCAGGGAACCGCGCCCGCCGGCGGGCACGAGCGGTTCGCCCAAGGGCGATGCCGGCAGCCCGAAGAAGCCGAGCGGCAAGGCCGTGAAGCCGCGCCTTGACTCACCCGCGGGTGAACACTGA
- a CDS encoding NADH-quinone oxidoreductase subunit A, with amino-acid sequence MLQAYLPILIFIGVALVMGGVIILAGRALGPNRPDSAKLSPYECGFEAFEDTRMKFDVRYYLVAILFIIFDLEIAFLFPWAVALQEIGLFGFVSMMIFLGILVVGFIYEWKKGALEWE; translated from the coding sequence ATGCTGCAAGCTTATCTCCCCATTCTGATTTTTATCGGCGTCGCTCTGGTCATGGGCGGCGTCATCATTCTGGCCGGCCGGGCGCTCGGGCCGAACCGTCCGGACAGCGCCAAACTTTCCCCCTACGAGTGCGGTTTCGAGGCCTTCGAAGACACGCGCATGAAGTTCGACGTGCGTTATTACCTTGTTGCCATCCTGTTCATCATTTTCGACCTTGAAATCGCGTTCCTGTTTCCCTGGGCAGTGGCGCTTCAGGAAATCGGCCTGTTCGGCTTTGTTTCGATGATGATATTCCTCGGCATCCTGGTCGTTGGTTTCATCTACGAATGGAAGAAAGGGGCGCTGGAATGGGAGTAG
- the nuoE gene encoding NADH-quinone oxidoreductase subunit NuoE encodes MPQSKPAAKTGLLSEASRAEIDRWVAKYPPDRKQAAVMAALRIAQDQNGGWLSVDLIEAVAQYLEMPPIAVHEVATFYTMYDLKPVGRHKVCVCTNISCLLNGSDRIMSHLQKKLGVKPGETTPGGKFTLKEVECLGACTGAPMMMVDKTYHENLTPEKVDQILDQLE; translated from the coding sequence ATGCCGCAATCCAAGCCGGCCGCCAAGACTGGTCTCCTGTCGGAAGCCTCGCGCGCCGAGATCGACCGCTGGGTCGCCAAATACCCGCCCGACCGCAAGCAGGCCGCGGTGATGGCGGCGCTGCGCATCGCCCAGGACCAGAACGGCGGCTGGCTGTCGGTGGACCTGATCGAGGCGGTGGCGCAATACCTCGAGATGCCGCCGATCGCGGTGCACGAAGTGGCGACGTTCTACACCATGTACGACCTCAAGCCCGTAGGGCGCCACAAGGTCTGCGTCTGCACCAATATTTCCTGTCTGCTGAACGGCTCCGACCGGATCATGAGCCACCTGCAGAAAAAACTCGGGGTGAAACCCGGCGAGACCACGCCGGGCGGCAAGTTCACGCTGAAGGAAGTCGAATGCCTGGGCGCCTGCACCGGCGCGCCCATGATGATGGTCGATAAAACCTACCACGAGAATCTGACCCCCGAAAAGGTGGATCAGATTCTGGACCAGCTGGAGTAA
- the rlmE gene encoding 23S rRNA (uridine(2552)-2'-O)-methyltransferase RlmE has protein sequence MSRTKSSQRWLARNARDKYVKRARQEGARSRAIYKLEEIDRRDHLLRPGMTVVDLGAAPGGWSQYAQSRVGESGRVLALDILPMEPMVGVEFIEGDFTEQRVLDSLIGHLGGKPVDLVISDMAPNMTGVASVDQARSMNLAELALDFADKSLKPGGSLLIKTFQGAGFNEFHAQLRRRFEKLVARKPPASRAESKEIYLLGKGFKGI, from the coding sequence ATGTCCCGCACCAAAAGCAGTCAGCGCTGGCTCGCGCGTAACGCCAGGGACAAATACGTCAAGCGCGCGCGCCAGGAGGGCGCCCGCTCGCGCGCCATATACAAGCTCGAGGAAATTGACCGCCGCGACCATCTGTTGCGCCCGGGCATGACCGTGGTGGATCTGGGCGCCGCGCCGGGAGGCTGGTCGCAGTACGCCCAAAGCCGCGTGGGCGAGTCCGGACGGGTGCTGGCACTGGACATCCTGCCGATGGAGCCGATGGTCGGCGTCGAATTCATCGAAGGGGATTTCACCGAACAGCGGGTGCTAGACTCCTTAATAGGTCATTTGGGAGGCAAACCGGTGGATCTTGTAATCTCCGACATGGCCCCCAATATGACAGGAGTGGCCTCCGTGGACCAGGCGCGCAGCATGAACCTGGCGGAACTTGCGCTGGATTTCGCCGACAAATCGCTGAAGCCGGGCGGTTCGCTGCTGATCAAGACCTTTCAGGGCGCCGGGTTTAACGAGTTCCACGCGCAGTTGCGCCGCCGCTTCGAGAAGCTTGTCGCGCGCAAACCGCCGGCGTCGCGCGCGGAGAGCAAGGAAATTTATCTTCTGGGTAAGGGGTTTAAGGGTATCTGA